One genomic region from Lycorma delicatula isolate Av1 chromosome 1, ASM4794821v1, whole genome shotgun sequence encodes:
- the LOC142317709 gene encoding uncharacterized protein LOC142317709, whose protein sequence is MDKEERILERWLEFYEEKINNEMEAAHETDSTMSVKPIAEYLNIQEIEEVISRLRYNKTPGIDSIPADVFKYGCHRLIQSIHELVTWTWELEKLWSDWKMEIIWPIFKKGDK, encoded by the coding sequence ATGGATAAAGAGGAAAGGATACTGGAAAGGTGGTTGGAGTTTTATGAAGAAAAGATCAATAACGAAATGGAAGCGGCGCATGAAACAGATAGCACAATGTCGGTGAAGCCGATTGCAGAATATCTGAATATCCAGGAGATTGAGGAAGTAATATCGAGATTGAGATATAATAAAACTCCAGGAATCGACTCCATTCCAGCAGATGTCTTCAAATACGGATGTCACAGACTGATCCAGTCAATACATGAACTTGTGACCTGGACATGGGAACTAGAAAAGTTGTGGAGTGATtggaaaatggaaattatttggcccatttttaaaaaaggagacAAATAA